Proteins from one Streptomyces sp. NBC_00289 genomic window:
- a CDS encoding GNAT family N-acetyltransferase encodes MTTAARLAEGYEISTDPDRVDAEWVHRRLSTDAYWAIGRSREKQDLAIAGSLNFGVYASLSGDQVAYARIITDRATFAWLCDVYVDPAVRGEGIGTALVEFVREHLRPYGLRRILLATHDAHGVYEKAGFAALVKPDQWMALLFE; translated from the coding sequence ATGACCACCGCAGCGCGCCTCGCCGAGGGCTACGAGATCTCCACCGACCCCGACCGTGTCGACGCCGAGTGGGTGCACCGCCGGCTGTCCACCGACGCGTACTGGGCGATCGGCCGGTCCCGGGAGAAGCAGGACCTGGCGATCGCCGGTTCGCTCAACTTCGGTGTCTACGCGTCACTTTCAGGGGATCAGGTGGCGTATGCCCGGATCATCACCGACCGGGCGACGTTCGCCTGGCTCTGCGACGTGTACGTCGACCCGGCGGTGCGGGGCGAGGGGATCGGTACGGCGCTGGTCGAGTTCGTGCGCGAGCACCTGCGGCCGTACGGGCTGCGGCGCATCCTGCTCGCCACCCACGACGCGCACGGCGTGTACGAGAAGGCCGGGTTCGCGGCGCTGGTGAAGCCGGACCAGTGGATGGCGCTCCTCTTCGAGTGA
- a CDS encoding histidine phosphatase family protein, translating into MPLRVTFVAAARSSSLLAERFEDDRPLDQAGWEEVQRAAHDLVPFAAAELRYCSPTPRSRSTGDALGYAPLVQLALRDCDMGRWRGLTLGEAMAREPEAVDAWLAGPQATPHGGESLHAFISRVGGWLDTRPVGDGGAVVAVAEPSVIRAALVYALQAPPSTYWNIDVRPLSTTTVTGRARRWNLRLDGVSAQSSRA; encoded by the coding sequence ATGCCACTTCGGGTCACGTTCGTCGCCGCCGCCCGCAGCTCCTCGCTGCTCGCCGAGCGTTTCGAGGACGACCGGCCGCTGGACCAGGCCGGCTGGGAGGAGGTGCAGCGCGCCGCCCACGACCTGGTGCCGTTCGCGGCCGCCGAGCTGCGCTACTGCTCGCCGACCCCGCGCAGCCGCAGCACCGGGGACGCCCTGGGGTACGCGCCGCTCGTGCAGCTCGCCCTGCGGGACTGCGACATGGGCCGGTGGCGCGGGCTGACGCTCGGCGAGGCGATGGCCCGCGAGCCGGAAGCCGTGGACGCCTGGCTCGCCGGGCCGCAGGCCACCCCGCACGGCGGTGAATCGCTGCACGCCTTCATCTCCCGGGTCGGCGGCTGGCTGGACACCCGGCCCGTCGGAGACGGCGGCGCCGTCGTCGCCGTGGCCGAGCCGTCCGTGATCCGCGCCGCCCTCGTGTACGCCCTGCAGGCGCCGCCCTCGACGTACTGGAACATCGACGTGCGGCCCCTGTCGACGACCACCGTCACGGGCCGCGCGCGGCGCTGGAACCTGCGCCTCGACGGGGTGTCCGCTCAGTCCTCGCGGGCGTAG
- a CDS encoding DUF6314 family protein, which translates to MGEFWPVPDVLGHLAGSWRVTRSVRDLASGDEGRFDGTTVFAPLEAERGPLKAGAPAEPGSPADAKAAVAGGGLLHRESGIFVWRGVPRSAERTLRFLSGSSPATADVRFADGRPFHDLDLTSGHHVADHPCAADLYRGEFTVHDRDHWRSVWRVRGPAKDLVLTTDYARED; encoded by the coding sequence ATGGGCGAGTTCTGGCCAGTGCCCGACGTGCTGGGCCACCTGGCCGGGAGCTGGCGCGTGACACGGTCGGTGCGGGATCTCGCGAGCGGCGACGAGGGCCGGTTCGACGGCACGACCGTCTTCGCCCCGCTGGAGGCGGAGAGGGGCCCACTGAAGGCAGGAGCCCCGGCGGAGCCGGGCAGCCCGGCGGACGCGAAGGCCGCGGTGGCCGGAGGCGGCCTGCTGCACCGGGAGTCGGGCATCTTCGTCTGGCGGGGTGTCCCCCGCTCCGCCGAGCGGACGTTGCGCTTCCTGTCGGGGAGTTCACCGGCGACGGCGGACGTGCGCTTCGCCGACGGGCGGCCCTTCCACGATCTGGACCTGACCTCCGGGCACCATGTCGCCGATCACCCGTGCGCGGCGGACCTCTACCGCGGCGAGTTCACCGTCCACGACCGGGACCACTGGCGGTCGGTGTGGCGGGTCCGCGGCCCGGCCAAGGACCTGGTGCTCACCACCGACTACGCCCGCGAGGACTGA
- a CDS encoding PLP-dependent aminotransferase family protein codes for MHENSSVGELANHLRRELDRYSPGGKLPSSRALVERFRVSPVTVSRALAQLAAEGLVLTRPGAGAFRAQPPATTARGGDTSWQEVALSADGAVDLVPRSVDASGVLVSLAAPPPGVIEFNGGYLHPSLQPERAMAAALSRAGRRPGAWGRPPMEGLPELREWFARSIGGPGGAVTAAGVLVTAGGQSALTTALRALAPPGAPVLVESPTYPGMLAIARAAGLRPVPVPVDRDGVRPALLADAFRATGARVFVCQPLFQNPTGAVLAAERRGEVLRIAREAGAFVVEDDFVRRLVHEDAGPLPRPLAAEDPDGVVVHVGSLTKATSPSFRVSALAAHGPVLERLRAIQVVDTFFVPRPLQEAALELVGSPAWPRHLRAVSAELRTRRTAMTAALRATLPELSLPHVPSGGYHLWLRLPEGTDEPGFTAAALRAGVAITPGRPYFSAEPPAGHVRLSFAAVAGTGEITEGVRRLRTACDEVLRPPSDEAVARR; via the coding sequence ATGCACGAGAATAGCAGTGTGGGTGAACTGGCGAATCATCTGCGACGAGAGCTCGACCGCTACTCGCCAGGTGGAAAGCTCCCGTCGAGTCGGGCACTCGTCGAGCGGTTCCGGGTCAGCCCGGTGACGGTCTCGCGGGCTCTCGCGCAACTGGCCGCCGAGGGTCTGGTCCTCACCCGCCCGGGCGCCGGCGCCTTCCGCGCCCAGCCGCCCGCCACGACCGCCCGCGGCGGCGACACCTCCTGGCAGGAGGTCGCCCTCAGCGCGGACGGCGCCGTCGACCTCGTACCGCGCTCCGTGGACGCCTCCGGTGTCCTCGTCTCGCTCGCCGCGCCGCCGCCCGGAGTCATCGAGTTCAACGGCGGCTACCTGCACCCCTCGTTGCAGCCCGAGCGGGCGATGGCCGCGGCCCTGTCCCGGGCGGGCCGCCGCCCCGGCGCCTGGGGCCGGCCGCCCATGGAGGGGCTGCCGGAACTGCGGGAGTGGTTCGCGCGGAGCATCGGCGGGCCCGGCGGAGCGGTCACGGCCGCGGGCGTGCTGGTCACCGCGGGCGGCCAGTCCGCGCTGACCACCGCGCTGCGCGCCCTCGCCCCGCCCGGGGCGCCCGTCCTGGTGGAGTCCCCCACCTACCCCGGCATGCTGGCGATCGCCCGTGCGGCGGGCCTGCGCCCGGTCCCGGTGCCGGTGGACAGGGACGGAGTGCGACCCGCGCTGCTCGCGGACGCGTTCCGGGCGACCGGCGCCCGGGTCTTCGTCTGCCAGCCGCTGTTCCAGAACCCGACCGGCGCGGTGCTCGCCGCCGAGCGCCGGGGCGAGGTGCTCCGCATCGCGCGCGAGGCCGGTGCGTTCGTCGTCGAGGACGACTTCGTACGACGGCTCGTGCACGAGGACGCGGGCCCGCTGCCGCGCCCGCTCGCCGCCGAGGACCCCGACGGCGTCGTCGTGCACGTGGGTTCGCTGACCAAGGCGACCTCGCCCAGCTTCCGGGTGAGCGCGCTCGCCGCGCACGGCCCGGTCCTGGAGCGGCTGCGCGCCATCCAGGTCGTCGACACCTTCTTCGTGCCCCGCCCGCTTCAGGAGGCCGCGCTCGAACTCGTCGGCTCGCCCGCCTGGCCCCGCCATCTGCGGGCGGTGTCGGCCGAGTTGCGCACCCGCCGGACCGCGATGACGGCCGCGCTGCGGGCCACCCTGCCCGAACTGTCCCTCCCGCACGTCCCCTCGGGCGGATACCACCTGTGGCTGCGGCTGCCCGAGGGCACCGACGAGCCGGGCTTCACGGCGGCCGCCCTGCGCGCGGGCGTGGCGATCACTCCGGGCCGCCCCTACTTCAGCGCCGAACCGCCCGCGGGCCACGTGCGCCTGAGCTTCGCCGCGGTCGCCGGCACGGGGGAGATCACGGAGGGCGTACGGCGGCTGCGCACCGCCTGTGACGAGGTGCTCCGGCCGCCGTCCGACGAGGCCGTGGCCCGCCGGTGA